The Streptococcus viridans genome contains the following window.
CTGACCAAGAAAAGACTATGGCGCCAATCTTTGATACCATTATTGACCACATTCCAGCTCCAATCGATAACTCAGATGAGCCACTTCAATTCCAAGTGTCACTCTTGGACTACAATGATTTCGTTGGTCGTATCGGTATCGGACGTGTCTTCCGTGGTACTGTTAAGGTCGGAGACCAAGTTACTCTTTCTAAACTTGATGGTACAACCAAGAACTTCCGTGTTACAAAACTCTTTGGTTTCTTTGGTTTGGAACGTCGTGAAATCCAAGAAGCTAAGGCTGGTGACTTGATTGCCGTATCAGGTATGGAAGACATCTTCGTTGGGGAAACAATCACTCCAACAGATGCAGTCGAAGCTCTTCCAGTTCTTCACATCGACGAACCTACTCTTCAAATGACCTTCTTGGTTAACAACTCACCATTTGCTGGTCGTGAAGGTAAATGGGTCACTTCTCGTAAGGTTGAAGAGCGTCTTCAAGCAGAATTGCAAACAGACGTATCTCTTCGTGTAGATCCAACAGACTCACCAGATAAATGGACAGTTTCAGGACGTGGGGAATTGCACTTGTCAATCCTCATCGAGACTATGCGTCGTGAAGGTTACGAGCTTCAAGTATCTCGTCCAGAAGTTATCGTCAAAGAAATCGATGGTGTGAAGTGTGAACCATTTGAGCGCGTGCAAATCGATACTCCAGAAGAATACCAAGGATCTGTTATCCAAAGCCTTTCTGAACGTAAGGGTGAAATGTTGGATATGATTGCAACAGGTAATGGTCAAACTCGTTTGGTCTTCCTAGTTCCTGCGCGTGGTTTGATTGGATACTCAACTGAGTTCTTGTCAATGACTCGTGGTTACGGGATTATGAACCATACCTTCGATCAATACTTGCCATTGATTCCAGGGGAAATTGGTGGACGTCACCGTGGTGCCCTTGTTTCGATCGATGCTGGTAAGGCTACAACCTACTCTATCATGTCTATCGAAGAACGTGGTACTATCTTTGTTAACCCAGGTACTGAGGTTTACGAAGGAATGATCATCGGTGAAAACTCTCGTGAAAATGACTTGACTGTTAATATTACGAAAGCAAAACAAATGACCAACGTTCGTTCCGCTACTAAAGACCAAACAGCGGTTATCAAGACTCCTCGTATCTTGACACTTGAAGAATCACTTGAGTTCTTGAATGACGATGAGTATATGGAAGTAACGCCTGAATCTATCCGTTTGCGTAAGCAAATCCTCAACAAGGCAGAGCGCGAAAAAGCAAACAAAAAGAAAAAATCAGCTGCAGCTGAATAAGAAATAAGAAAGGAGTGACAAAATGGTTTATTTAATTATAGGTATTTTGATCCTCCTTTTTTACCTTTTTGCAGCTCCAAAGAGCATTAGAGGAACTCTGAATGTAGTAACTCTGGTCGTATTATTGGTCTCTTTGGTCATCCTGCTTTGCTTAGCGATTTTCCAAATTTTCCAATTGCCTTCAGAATTTTTTGTTGGCGCCTTCCTTGCTTTTGTGGGGTACCTAGCCCTAATTGATATTTCGCGATTGCCGACCAAGACTTCTAAACGCTTGGATAAATCAGATTAAACAGGAGAGCGTATCTTCAAAAATAGAGTTGTTGTGATATAAAATCATGGCGACTCTTTTTTTATGAAAGATGATGAAGCGGTCATTTTTGTATGTGTTGCTTCTTTTGCTGTCTTAAGGCTTTTTAAATTGTCTAAAAAAG
Protein-coding sequences here:
- a CDS encoding DUF3165 family protein, which produces MVYLIIGILILLFYLFAAPKSIRGTLNVVTLVVLLVSLVILLCLAIFQIFQLPSEFFVGAFLAFVGYLALIDISRLPTKTSKRLDKSD
- the typA gene encoding translational GTPase TypA; this translates as MTKLREDIRNIAIIAHVDHGKTTLVDELLKQSETLDARTELAERAMDSNDIEKERGITILAKNTAVAYNGTRINIMDTPGHADFGGEVERIMKMVDGVVLVVDSYEGTMPQTRFVLKKALEQDLVPIVVINKIDKPSARPAEVVDEVLELFIELGADDDQLDFPVVYASAINGTSSLSDDPADQEKTMAPIFDTIIDHIPAPIDNSDEPLQFQVSLLDYNDFVGRIGIGRVFRGTVKVGDQVTLSKLDGTTKNFRVTKLFGFFGLERREIQEAKAGDLIAVSGMEDIFVGETITPTDAVEALPVLHIDEPTLQMTFLVNNSPFAGREGKWVTSRKVEERLQAELQTDVSLRVDPTDSPDKWTVSGRGELHLSILIETMRREGYELQVSRPEVIVKEIDGVKCEPFERVQIDTPEEYQGSVIQSLSERKGEMLDMIATGNGQTRLVFLVPARGLIGYSTEFLSMTRGYGIMNHTFDQYLPLIPGEIGGRHRGALVSIDAGKATTYSIMSIEERGTIFVNPGTEVYEGMIIGENSRENDLTVNITKAKQMTNVRSATKDQTAVIKTPRILTLEESLEFLNDDEYMEVTPESIRLRKQILNKAEREKANKKKKSAAAE